The DNA segment CCAGTGGGCGGTGATGTCGTCGACGGCGGAGAAGTAGTCGAGTTCGACGTCGGTTTCGTGGGTGGTCAGGGCGTGGGCGACCTGGACGGCTCCGTCGACGCCGGCGTTGTCGACTTCGGCGAGCATGCGGCCGAAGACGTTGATGACGCCGTTGCGGGAACGCAGCACCGCCTCTACCCGGTCGGCGGGCAGGATGCTCTTGTCGGCCGGCTTCTTGATGTCCTTGGCGCCCTCCAGCACCGTGCGGTGCCTTTCGGCGAGGGCTGCGAGTTCGGTCACGGCGGACTCGGGGACGTAGACCATCGCGTTGGTGAGGACCTTGTTCGGCACGCTCTGCTTGGCGTCCTTGGGGTCCTTGGCGAGTTCGAACTTGATGGGGCTGGCAGCCGCGATGTGGGCGCCGGCCCGCTCCGCGAGGTCCTGCGGCCAGCCGTGTTCCTCGGCCAGGACCCGGGTGACCCGCTCCCCGATGCGGCGGGTGCGCAGGGCCGCCTGGCCGATGCGGTCCTCGAAAACTGTGCGGACGGCGCGCTTCCAGGACTGGCTGCTGACCCGGGTCCGCATCACGTTGCCGTACTGGACGGTTTTGACCGAGTTCGTGTCATCCCGGTTCAGGTTGGCAAAGGGAATGCTCTGGATGATGTGGATGTCGATGAAACGCGCGGGCATAGCCATGGTGGGGTGACTCCTTCGTGCGGGATTGCGTGAGGTCTTTGTCAGAGCTGGTCGGTGGGACGACGGGGGCGAGACGGAGGGCTTGGAAGGTCAGGGCCCTTCAGGGGGCTGAGGTGCGTCGGTGGTCAGTTCCTGCTCGTCGGCCTGGTCCGCCTGCCGCGTCAGATCCCTGTTCCGCTGGCGGTAGAAGTCCTGGAGCCAGGCGCGGGAGATACGCCCGGAGTGCCGGCGCCAGTTGCTGAGATCGTGGATGAGCTGGGCCCAGTCGATGTCCACCCCCACCGAGCACAGGTATCCGACGGTGGCGGGGAGGTGCCGGTGGAGTCCGTTGACGCTCTGCCGGGTGAGCAGGTTCAGACGGCTCTCCGCCGTGCCCACCCGCATCTCCTTTTCGCGGCCGGGCCCCTCGGTCACGGCGGTGGCGAGCGCGGCCCCAAGGCTGGTGCCCCGCCAGGCTCGTCCGCCAGGGGCCTGCTCGGCATCCTGCTGCTGTTGGATGTCAGGAGCCTTGCCGGGCGAGTTCAGGGCGCTGCGGGGCTGCGCGGCGATCATCGCAGCGACTGCGTAATAGGCCCGCTCCACATCCGCGGAGCGTGAATCCGGGAGCCAGGGCGCAACCAAGCGGTGCATGCGCCGGACCGAGTCGAGGTCTTTGCGCAGCCCGCTGCGCAGCGCGCTACGGGCACCCGGGTCTTCCTTGCAGAGTTGGACGACCCAGTTGGCGAACGCGCGTGAACGCCCCGCATTGGCCCCCGTGCTCTGTCGCGGAATCGGCAGGGCCGCAGGGCCGGCCGATTCCGTGGCCTCTGTAGTGGCTGGCGGGGGAGTGATGGTCATGCGGTGGGCTCCTTGGTCATGTCACGGGGGGCGGGCATGGCACTTCGGTTTTTCGGTGGTCCGCCGTAGAGCTCGGCCCGGGCCTGCGAGACGGCTTTCGCACCGCGCAGCGTCCGGGTGACCGGCGCGGTGACCGTGTCGTACGCCTGCTCGGCCAGACGAACGAACGCCCGCCGGGTGGCCACCCGGTCGAAGCCGCCGTCCGGGATGCCGCCGGTGCGGTCCAGGAGACGGAAGCGTGCCCAGAACTCCGCTTCGGCGCGTGGCCAGTAGCGCGCGCCGGCCTGTGCTGTCCAGGCAGCACCGTCGGCCTTGGCATCGTTCACATACGTGGCCCAGGCCCGCTTCACTGCCCGCTCCAGGCGCCGACCGTACAGTTCTCCGAGCTGGCGCAGCCGGGCGACGGCGGGGACGGTGCGGGCGTCGTTGGCTTCGGCGAATCCGAGCACAGCCGGCGTGCTCGCGTCGATGAACTGGGTGTCCTTGGCCTGGCCTTCCTGGTCGAAGCCCAGCGCCCGTACCCGCAGGTCCTCGGAAACCTCCGCAGCGCTGTGGAAGACGCGCGGCTGCTGCGGGTGCGCGTTGCCAGCGGGCGGGTTCCGGAGCAGGAGCGCGTCCAGGTCCCGCCACAAGGCCCGGCCGGCGTCGGCGGGCCGCGGGTAGCGGTTGCCCTGCTGACTGGTCTGCCAGATGAGGTAGTCGTCCTCGCGCGGCATCCGCTCCCCGCGGTAGGCCCAGGTGATGTACGCGTCGCGTACATGGGTGCCGTCCTCGTCCGGGACGAGGAGTAGTGCGTGCTGGGATCGGCAGGTGTGCCGGGAACGCGGCCCCGCCGACGCGCGCGGCGGCCGGTCGGGGTCGGGCAGCTCTTCCTGCTCCCACGGACACAGGTCCTCCCCGCCACGGACACTGGCCTCCGGTGGTACGAGCCCGGCGAGCAGCGTTTCGAACAGGGAGGAGCCCTCGGGGTGGTAGGACAGGGCCGTCCGCAGCGGCCCAGCGGTGGCGCTGGCGCTCTTGACCCCGCTCACCTCTCGGGCCGAACAGCGCCCGGAGGGGCCGTAGTAGTGCCAGACCAGGAGGTTGAGGAAGGCTTCGGACGAGGTGGGCGGCTCGGCCGCGGTGTCCCTGTCGTGCCGGAACCAGGAGTGGTTGTTACCCGAGGGGCGGGTAACAACAAGCTTGTTGACCCCCGCGGTCTTCGAGGCATCACACTGCTCCACGAGGCGGGGATCCTGCATCCACGGCCGGCCGCCTGGGGCGAACAAGAAGAAGCGGTCCTCGAACTGGGCGAAGTAGGCGTCGACCTTCGTCGCCTGAAGCCCGCCCTCGTCCAGGACATCCAGCCGGCGCTCGTCCCAGTCGCTCGCCGGACCTTGTTCGGTCAGGTCGGCGACCCGCGCGGTGATCGCGTACAGGACCCGCAACAGGGCCGCGTGCGCGGGGGCGTCGGCGATGGCCAGGGTCTCGATGTCGTGGCTGCGCAGCAGGAGTTCGCGGAATCCGACCCGGTCGGGGAGCCGGGCGGCCGAACTGGCCGGTGGGGTGTCGGGTTTCCAACGTACGGGGATGCACGGTTGGTCGATCAGGTTGTAGGTGCCCGTCGGCATGGATATGTCCTGTCGTCGTTCAGACAGTGCGGGGAGGAGCAGAGAGGTCGGCGTGACCGTTCATGGCACAGCTGTCCGAGCCGGCCCAAGCAGCCTTCGCGCCCGCCTGCACGGGGTGCGGAGCGCCGCATTCGGAATGTAGCCGAAGCACGTACAAGAGGTGATCAAAACGTGAAGATCACTTGAGTTCAAGTTCGAACCAGTGACTGCTCGACCACCTGCGTCGCCGCCGGCGCGGATGCCGGACGAACCGCTGCCGGCGCGTCGGCCGGGTGCGGCGTACCGAGATCCCCTGCGCAGTCGGCTGTCGTGGCCCCCTGGACACTCGCCGGTGCCGGGAACGAAGCGGCCTCACCCCGCGAGGGCGCGCGCGGCAAGACCGGGTAAGGCCGCCCAGATGCCCATGAGATGACAGGTCAACGAGTACGTCCGTGTCGGCCCGTGCTCCTTCCCCCGCATCCGCGCATCCAGAACACAACGGTCTAAGGCTTCTGCGCCGCTCTTCTTCACGATCACAGAGATAGCAGCCCCCACTGACAGCAGCGCCAAATCCGGCAAACAGAGGGAGCAGCCTGGCATGGCCCGTACACTCGCTGCGCGATGATGACTGCACAGGACGCGAAGCGCGACGGAATGGCAAAGGAAATATAAAGGGGCTGGGTAAGGGCAGGTGGCGAAAGGTGCTTACTGCGCGCGCGGAGGTGAGCCGCCCGGCGGCTCACTCTGGAACGGGTAGCGCCGTGCTTAGAACGTCCGCCAGTAGGCGTGGTGGGCGGCGGCAGTAGGGCAGGCACGGCTCGCCCGATCATGTAGTTCTCTACGCTTCATGATCACCGGGGGATCCGTCCCTGCCGTCCCGTCATGCATTCTCGACCCGATCCGCGACCAGTTCCTCGCCCTGCTGCCAGTTCGCGAGGACCGCCACCCGCTGGGCTGCCACGATCCGCGGATTAGCGACGCCGTGGTCTTCGACCGCCTGGTGCAGGTCCTGGTCTCCGGCTGCGGATACGAACGCGTCGCCGATGAGCACTGTTCGGCCACCATGCTGCGTCGCCGCCGTGACGAGTGGATCGCCGCCCGCGTGATGGAGACCCTGCGTGTGCTCGTAGTCGCCAGCTACGACCGGATGATCGGCCTTGAACTCGACCAGCTGTCCGCGGACGGCTGTATCTCCAAGGCGCCGTCCGGCGGCGAGTGTGCTGGCAGGAGTCCCGTCGATCTGGCCAAACTAGGCATGAAACGCTCGCAGTTGACGGACGGGTACGGCATACCGCTGGTCACCGACCCGGCACCGGCGAACACGCGCGACCACACCTTGCTGCCTGCGACCCTCGACCGCTTCGCTGCCCTGGACGTCACTCTGGGGCCGCTACCCGAGCACCCGCGCCTGAGCCTGGACGCCGGCTACGACTACAGCATGGTCCACCAGCATCTCGACACCCGGCAAATTATCGGCAAGGTCGCCCCGCGCGGCGCGAAGACCCCGATCCAGGCCGGCGGGCGCTGGGTGGTCGAGCGCACGAACTCCTGGATGAACAACTTCGGCAAGCTCCGCCGTTGCACCGAGCGACGAAGAATAACAGTCGAGTTCTTCATCGCCCTGGCCAGCGTCATCATCACTGTCCGCTGCCTTGTCCGACGAGCCTGGACACTCTACGGCTGGGACACCCGCTTACGAAGCCGCCGCATCCGATGACCGCACTCGGCGGACGCAGACGGTGCCAGGTGGTTGTTCGGCACGGTGAGCGAGGAGCCTGGTCGTGTGGAGGCCACCTTCACGTGGTTACCACAGGTACGCCGTCCGGACGGTTGGCAAGCAGGGCCGCGATGTGGTCCGCGCAGCGCAGGGCCGCCGTGGCCATGGCGTTCCTGGTCATCCCGGCGACATGTGGGGTGAGCAGGGCGTTCGGCAGGCCGAAGAGCGGCGAGGCGAAGGCTGCATGCTCGTGCTCGAAGGTGTCGATGGCGGCTGCCATGAGCGAGTGTGCGGGGTCGCGCAGCGCATCGGCCAGCGCCTGCTCGTCAACGATCCCACCCCGGGCTGTGTTCAGCAGGATCGACCCCGGACGCATCAGCGCAAGCTCCGCCCGACCGATCAGTCCTCGGGTCTGCGGAGTGAGCGGCAGGTGCAGGGAAACCACGTCACTGGTCGCCAGCAGCTCGGTGAGGGAACGGGGCCGAGGCACCGACGACTCGGGTGGTCGCCGCGAAAGGCCCTGGACCTCCATGCCCAGGGCGGTCGCCCGCGCGGCCAGTGCCAGGCCGACCCGCCCGAGTCCGACGATGCCCAGGGTCAACTCCGACAGCTCTACCACCGGTGCGGCCGGTGCACACCAACTGCCACGGTGCGCGGCCTCGTTGTGTGCCGGGAGATCCCGGGTCAGGGCGAGGAGCTGGGCGAGAGCGAACTCGGCGACCGCATTCGCGTTGGACCCCGGGGTATGGGTGACAGCAACCCCGTGACGGGCCGCGGCCGCCAACTCGACGTGATCGGTACCCGCCCCGGCCCGGCCGATCACGCGAAGCCTGTTCGCCAGCTTCGCGTTCGTCGCCGCCGCGAGGAACGCCGCGCGCAGTGGCACACCGGCACGAGACTTGACCGCATGGTAACCGATTCCGTCCCGGACAGTCTCTGCGAGTAGCGCGGACTCGTCGAAAGCATCGAAATCAGTGAAGTCCACCCGGCCCGCCCATGCGGCCCGCGCCCCGGCGCGATCGGCTACCCGCCGAAGGTTCAGCGTGACGGCCAGCCCGTGGCCAAGCAGACACTCCAGTTCCCGACCAAGCAACTCGCCAGGAGCCGCATCCAGCAACAGGACTCGTGCCCGCTCCATGTGGCCCCCCTTTCCCCTGCGTGGACCTTACTGCGGTCGAGGGAACGGTCACCGAGAGACCCCATACCCAGCCCGATCCCGCCCTTACTGGCGGAAGCTCTTACTGCGCGGGCGGAGGTGAGTCGACGGAGCCGATCGTGTTGCCCTTGCACCCTTCGGTGGCGGTGCAGCCTTTGCAATCGGCGCAATGGTCCTGAGTCAGGTCGACCAGTAAGGTCACACCGGCGTCGGTGAGGCAGTTGAACCAAATCGCCGTGCTGGCTGGCCACGACCAGTTTGACGCTGACCGAGCCCATTGCTGTTCGAATGGTGAATGGCAAGGCGGCCACCACCCGCTCATCGAGGCGGGCACATCCGGTCGAGGATGAACTCCGTAGTCACCAGTTGCCAGCATGGGGCAGAGACCTTGTTGAACCGCCAGACTGGCTTTATCGAGCAGTAGTGGCTCTGGTCCACTTCGTGTGGCGCGGTTACTGTTCGTGATCAATCGGTCCCAGGGCTTCCGCGATCTGTTGGACTTCGTGGCGCCACTGAGCGGCGTCGGCACTGTCCACCCAGCCGGTCAGCAGTTCCGATCCGTCTTGGAGTACACGTTGCAGAGCGAGCACGGCTGACGAGCGGAGAGCCGGCGGAAGCTGCGGCAGAGGTTCTCTGGGTCCGTCATCAGGGTCGATCACAATCCTGCTGCCCGGGATGGTGCTGGCAACGAGAGCCGCGGCGGCGACCGCTTCGGTGCCGTCGCCGCCATCCACGCGTGCTCCGGAATCCGTGACTCGCTGGAATGCTCGCTCGAGCACTTCGATGACCTTCTGAGAAGTCAGTCCCTCGAGTTCATCGACGAAGTCGGCAGCGAGATCGCTGTCGAATGGGCCTGTTCCCCACGTCCCCATGTACGGCTCCTGGTATCGCTCTCGCGGACGGAACCAGCATTCCAGCAGACACTGACACGCGCTCAGGTGGCCAGGAGGACTCGTTTACGAAGCAAGGCGAATCCCGCGCGGCCGAACATCTGTCGCTTGAGCATTTTGATCCGGTTGACATGGCCCTCCACCACGCCGGAGTTCCAGGGCAGGGTGAGACCGGCGGTGACAGCTTCGAGATCGCGCAGGAGGTGCTGAGCGAAGTGGCGGAGGCTGGGCAGTTCGGTGGTGGCGCTGGCTGCTTCGATCCATTCGGGGAGCTGGTCGCCGTCCAGGTGCTTGAGCATGTGGGCGAAAGAGCACACGTGTTCGGCAAGTGCCGTCAGCTCGGGGCAGTTGGCCAGGACGGCTTTGA comes from the Streptomyces sp. NBC_00525 genome and includes:
- the casA gene encoding type I-E CRISPR-associated protein Cse1/CasA; the protein is MPTGTYNLIDQPCIPVRWKPDTPPASSAARLPDRVGFRELLLRSHDIETLAIADAPAHAALLRVLYAITARVADLTEQGPASDWDERRLDVLDEGGLQATKVDAYFAQFEDRFFLFAPGGRPWMQDPRLVEQCDASKTAGVNKLVVTRPSGNNHSWFRHDRDTAAEPPTSSEAFLNLLVWHYYGPSGRCSAREVSGVKSASATAGPLRTALSYHPEGSSLFETLLAGLVPPEASVRGGEDLCPWEQEELPDPDRPPRASAGPRSRHTCRSQHALLLVPDEDGTHVRDAYITWAYRGERMPREDDYLIWQTSQQGNRYPRPADAGRALWRDLDALLLRNPPAGNAHPQQPRVFHSAAEVSEDLRVRALGFDQEGQAKDTQFIDASTPAVLGFAEANDARTVPAVARLRQLGELYGRRLERAVKRAWATYVNDAKADGAAWTAQAGARYWPRAEAEFWARFRLLDRTGGIPDGGFDRVATRRAFVRLAEQAYDTVTAPVTRTLRGAKAVSQARAELYGGPPKNRSAMPAPRDMTKEPTA
- a CDS encoding type I-E CRISPR-associated protein Cse2/CasB, which translates into the protein MTITPPPATTEATESAGPAALPIPRQSTGANAGRSRAFANWVVQLCKEDPGARSALRSGLRKDLDSVRRMHRLVAPWLPDSRSADVERAYYAVAAMIAAQPRSALNSPGKAPDIQQQQDAEQAPGGRAWRGTSLGAALATAVTEGPGREKEMRVGTAESRLNLLTRQSVNGLHRHLPATVGYLCSVGVDIDWAQLIHDLSNWRRHSGRISRAWLQDFYRQRNRDLTRQADQADEQELTTDAPQPPEGP
- a CDS encoding transposase, with protein sequence MAKPCDQTRRLQALPRSALAGRLHQRLETLGGVKEQGYPRGYASVRDYVSRTLRGKPQQVGPRPPSARVVTRWILTHPEALPEGDRLQLKAVLANCPELTALAEHVCSFAHMLKHLDGDQLPEWIEAASATTELPSLRHFAQHLLRDLEAVTAGLTLPWNSGVVEGHVNRIKMLKRQMFGRAGFALLRKRVLLAT
- a CDS encoding IS5 family transposase is translated as MITGGSVPAVPSCILDPIRDQFLALLPVREDRHPLGCHDPRISDAVVFDRLVQVLVSGCGYERVADEHCSATMLRRRRDEWIAARVMETLRVLVVASYDRMIGLELDQLSADGCISKAPSGGECAGRSPVDLAKLGMKRSQLTDGYGIPLVTDPAPANTRDHTLLPATLDRFAALDVTLGPLPEHPRLSLDAGYDYSMVHQHLDTRQIIGKVAPRGAKTPIQAGGRWVVERTNSWMNNFGKLRRCTERRRITVEFFIALASVIITVRCLVRRAWTLYGWDTRLRSRRIR
- the cas7e gene encoding type I-E CRISPR-associated protein Cas7/Cse4/CasC produces the protein MAMPARFIDIHIIQSIPFANLNRDDTNSVKTVQYGNVMRTRVSSQSWKRAVRTVFEDRIGQAALRTRRIGERVTRVLAEEHGWPQDLAERAGAHIAAASPIKFELAKDPKDAKQSVPNKVLTNAMVYVPESAVTELAALAERHRTVLEGAKDIKKPADKSILPADRVEAVLRSRNGVINVFGRMLAEVDNAGVDGAVQVAHALTTHETDVELDYFSAVDDITAHWGDQSGSGHMGHAEFSAGTFYRYATIDLRDLAANIGHDPDELRELTAAFLSAFVLSLPQAKKNSTAPHTIPDLAHISVRADRPLSYAAAFERPVLAAGHGGFSDPSRTVLAQYAETANGLLGTDAILQSGWAGIDVKGLDALGTRQAGFDSLIKAALDTALAGQSAGDAA
- a CDS encoding DUF4259 domain-containing protein, giving the protein MGTWGTGPFDSDLAADFVDELEGLTSQKVIEVLERAFQRVTDSGARVDGGDGTEAVAAAALVASTIPGSRIVIDPDDGPREPLPQLPPALRSSAVLALQRVLQDGSELLTGWVDSADAAQWRHEVQQIAEALGPIDHEQ
- a CDS encoding NAD(P)-dependent oxidoreductase produces the protein MERARVLLLDAAPGELLGRELECLLGHGLAVTLNLRRVADRAGARAAWAGRVDFTDFDAFDESALLAETVRDGIGYHAVKSRAGVPLRAAFLAAATNAKLANRLRVIGRAGAGTDHVELAAAARHGVAVTHTPGSNANAVAEFALAQLLALTRDLPAHNEAAHRGSWCAPAAPVVELSELTLGIVGLGRVGLALAARATALGMEVQGLSRRPPESSVPRPRSLTELLATSDVVSLHLPLTPQTRGLIGRAELALMRPGSILLNTARGGIVDEQALADALRDPAHSLMAAAIDTFEHEHAAFASPLFGLPNALLTPHVAGMTRNAMATAALRCADHIAALLANRPDGVPVVTT